Within Montipora foliosa isolate CH-2021 chromosome 3, ASM3666993v2, whole genome shotgun sequence, the genomic segment atagatttttaaagaaaaaaaaagaaatacattattcctttaacgtgtttgcccctgaaggtttctttggtgattttttcgggtaatatcttcggttgcagtgtatttctagaattgagCGCAGTAACATCATGATACGTTTGGCtgtttttgatggagtacgaacagtaagatggactcgcaaagtttcttttattgttgtacaattgatctctctggaaacatgccattttagtttctggagtgtgagttttaagttaaatcaactggaaatattatgaagtgtgcaaacaaaccgtgtcatgtacagtcaataaataaagccgtttgatacacagatattcaaaacatgcatgcattcgtgtaacttgcgattttatcagcatctcctcctgttgatatatatgtcccttgtctcatccaggaaaccaatatgcatcggctttcattgccatttgaaagaactagccatttagctttcaaaacatcagggaagtttgtgccaaagtactttcaaccccatggccacagagctcaacaacggaatcgctaatttcactcgttccagagattcaaacccgattctggacaagttatgagatatttcagatggcatatctccatttatacaaataaaatcaagttgcaccgtccacggcattgtaagaacaaaagggagcaaatttcttcgtacacttatggcggattagtctcgaggacttcgcgagagctccgcgcaatcacgatggcattttcacttccggcgtttcaacagccaatcagatcatgagtttggtcggccaaaagaCTTTTGGTCaagcccaattttagcgagcgacgacataagagaacatatgggcgaagctaaaaatgggcctgatcgcaggttacaccACTCTCTCCTCATGCATATGTCTCCCgtcacatgtcaatcaaactaaaACGCTCGTGTACACTAGTTTCCGGTTTTCAACAGGAGTTATAGATATCTATTTAAGCAGTTTTTGTCTTTATCATTTTAGTCTCTTCTCTTCCTCTGGCTTACAGGCGGCACGCCCGAGCCTTGGAGGTAAAGTTATCTATTTCAGCAATTTTTGTCTTTATCATTTTAGCCTCTTCTATTTCTCTGGCTTACAGGCGGCACGCACGAGCCTTGGAGCTGAGGTTATCTATTTAAGCAATTTTCTTCTTTATCATTTTAGTCTCTCCCTGGTCTGTTCTCTCCCTCTGGCTTACAGGCGGCACGCCCAAGCCTTGGAGGTGAAGTTATTTATTtgagcatttttttcttttatcattttttttttttgtttcactgcCCAAGTTCTCAATTTCGAAAAACCTCTGCAATTTTGTCTTCCAACGCAATGTCTTCATAACGGCAAACAGCTGAGAACGTTAATATTTTCAGTAGTGTATTCGGACTTAGCGTACACTTTTTATGCTAATGAGGTGGTACATAATATGCTAAGCCCAAAacccctgtgctgcatattaattctgcggcgtacacgcGTATTGCAtccttaaactagtgagcctttgacgtcattttctcctcgatctagctctctcaagaacataatgttagtaatggcggaccattaagtaggaaaattacagttaaaataaagaggtgtctttttgaaatcaaggcttaaaacgtgggtcacttagtgttttgttaacatagttttgaaatccaaagacaagtatgaattgattttttggtcacaggggcactttaaccttCCATTCCCTGATCCATTCGTCATACCTATCACTACTTCATGTGCCCTTGATCCATTCAATTCTAATGTGTAcattagagaaaaaaaatcgctTTGAACTGCACTTACCGAGTCTCGAACTGGGCACCACTGAAAGCTCTTAGTATCAAGTCCTTTGCCGTAGCTAACCGCTAAACCACACAGGACTTGGACAAGCAGTCGTCATTCATTTTAGTAGCAAATACTTTTCTCCTGGTGAAAGAGGGCCCAGACTCTTCTCGGTCATAGTAAGTTATGCATTAGTTTACTCGTGCGCAATGCGTGGCCCTGTACGGTTCGTAAAATGGCTAACACAAGTTGTGTTGATGCAGAGATATTCTACCACATATTGGGAGAAGTTAAAGcttccaaaaagacaaaagcaagcAAAATAACCCTTTTTATTGACGACAACTTTTACAACAAAACAGTGACGTGATTAGAAACACGTAATGAAGACAGCAAGGACAGAACAAATCTGACAAGTCAAGACTTAtcaattatcaaaagaaaaggatggaaactggAGGGTGGCAAAATATTATCCAAGAATGGAAAAGAAATTGCTACACCAAGTTCTTTGCCAAACCTATTCGAATATTGCGCACAAAGAAGAGACAAGATTGACAAGTATATCAAGCGAAACTACGAATCAGTAGTATCCCAAGAGGTAATACAACTCTTTGTGTCACTCTGCTTGATACACGAAGAACAAAAGTCGATCACCAGCAGGCAAAAACAACCTGTGCTAGCCCCTATTCAAGCAAGAGAATTCCTAACACATTTGCAAATGGACCTAATGAACCTTAGAAACTTAccatgtacatgttcatgtcATCTCAAACTCAACTGAATTCTCCACATGattgatcatttcacaaaattcagaagaagaagaagattgaGAACCTAAACGTGCTTGTTATTCATTTATCAAGCCAACAAAGGAGATAAGGACACCTCAACatgaaaaagcaagaaacacacaaagaaaatacaacaagAAAAATGACAACAAGCAAACCCAATACTATTTCATTCCAAGTCATGATCAACATCTTTGTCAAAAGAAAAATTAGTTAAGTGGGCAAAAGTCCATTACAACCAAACACACTTCTTGCtaaagtaattgaaaaagaCAATCGATTTATGAAAGTTGTAACCAAATTTGGATTTATCGACACTTGGATTGCATGCGCACCAAACAGACTACAAATTACTGAAGACATAAATGAGTTATTAGACACAACTAAAACGGCAAGTTTCACTGCCGCATGCAAAAAGGCACTTGACCATTGACACATGTACAAGAGgtgctaaaacaagaaaatgactTCTCATTGTTCAACTACATACAAGTAATGACTGTTTAATAAAGGTTACAAACTTTGTGgactaccagaaaaaaaaattgaattgagTTCAAGTACTTATATAACTACAAAGGGGGTTTATACTGAATTACATTTGTACAAGTAACTGTACATCATTCAATAATCTACCTTCTAAAAGGTTTTTCTGCTGCTCTAAGataaaaaaaagcagaattagTTATCATGCACAatatgcctaaccccaaccttaatgctaaccattaaaaatcagtgcttagacttaataacaaccaAAGGCGTTTTTTCAGACTAACTCATGAAAAACGTACGCTCACTACATCTCCTTACTGATTTACTTACCAATTTACACGTACTTGCTAACAATTGATggactttttgttgatgtttgcTACTTACAATTTCGActtagtttaaaattaaatttacctagaTTGAATCATTTCAacctaaatttcaaatttacctgtaacataTACATATGTCCCCCTATTTTGGTTATTTTGGTAGTTCGAAGGTGACGTTATTCACAGTATTCACAACTTGTTTGCTATTTTTCACCAAAGGAAAACTGCATTCGTCCAACCTTCTGGTAGGtgaatacaaaacaaaaagaatggaGTGTAGTGTGAGGTCTTATAATGAATAAAAATCCTCTTACCTTGAGTTTCCTAGTTTTTCGTTATGTTTCAGTACAATAAACGATTATTGAAACGAATAACTCTTCCAAATCGAGATCGTGCACCAAGGAGGAAGTTTGCTGAGCTTCCGATTTTCCCTTGACGCATTGGCGCTCTTTCGTCAGCAGTTTCCTTAATTTCCTCGTCACTACTAGCTTGCGGAACTTGCATGAGGATTGTCAAGAGATGACACAACAAAAGCAAACGTAAAATCGTAAATCACGAAAATTGGTGTCAAAAATGTCTTCTTTTTTGTGAAACCTGAAAGGCCGATTTTATTTCCCGTGAATTGTGAAAGGACCAATTTATTCTCCGTTAACCCCCCTTTACGACCTTTATTGGCCACCCTCGACAAAGTCAGCGCACGCAAAACCATTATCGACATTAACCATTTTGAGATTGATATTGAGTGTTATACAGGAAGTCTATAAACTCCCATCATATATTTTACCTTGCGTGctcgaaaacaaaaagaacctCCCACGCGCTCGGCTCGTACGACTTTCATAATTAAATGTGTGACTATTCTGAGACTTCTGAGGTTAATCTGTGTAGGGTCGTCAAGCCATCGTACACGCTGCATAACAAATGTAACAAACTTACCAAATCTTCTCTCGCAACTTCACAAGGCGTTTTCGCCTTTCGCAACAGCGCATCGAAACTAATTCTTCTTCCAATACTGTTCGCCCCCCTTGCCTTCATCATAAAAAAAAGCCACACAGTCAATAATGACCTCCTTATCTGGAGCAGCCTCAGCCATTCCGAGAAAAGACCAGGAAACGTGAGAAGACCTCGAAGACCTCGAATTACCGGTTTACAGATCGAAAACTCAACGAAACGGCTCATTGTCATTGGATACAAAAACAATCACATCGTAGATTAACTGTCAGAAACTGTGTAATCATTTACCATTATGGCAAAACCTTAATCGACCTTTATATACTTTACAAATTTACAGCTTACTTCTTGACCTTTATAGCTTAGTGACCGTTActatgttttgttttgcatagTGTATCGACCTGTAAGAGTTCTATGAGACAGGAGAGGGCAAATGAACGGTACCGCAAAAACCGTTAAGGACCTTCTTTTACCGAATAACGTCagccaaaatgatgaaaaaccGCATAACCGCCGGGCTAGATGATACCGCGATACCGCACGTAAAAATTTAAATTACCGAAACACGGCATGAAAAAAAGCTCTATACCGCAATACCGTAAACCCCAATGTCCCCTTCATTAACAAAGGTTGTCTTTAGCTCGGTAGGGTTAAAACTGGTCAGGGAACTGGTTAGAGAACAATTGAAGAGGAATGCATtgtatttttgcaaattttggtGTTTTTCCGTCTTAATTAAAGAATTCCTTTAGATTTCGCAATGTTTTGCGGTCGCGAACAAGGAAAGCCAAACTGACAAACTTGCCGTTTTCATTCCAATGGGAACTTTCTGGGGCTGGGAATCTTTGGCCGTAAATGGCAAACACCTGTCATCCTCAGTACGTGTCGTAAACGGTTGCTTTGATTTATTTGGCCAATGAAATTTTGCCGCACAGGAAACTCATGACCATTCTACTTGATTATTTTACCTTAAaaagttttttaaattcttgttGCATGATATTCGAGCTAcaggaataaaaaaaatgcttttccgAGTTTCGTTACTTGAAGAATCTTACATAGTAAGAATCATGACGCGCTTTTGATTTGGACGCTTGAGTGGTGAATTAAGTGGATGATAATGACACAGTTTCCTTTGAAGCCTGAATTTCCGACAGCTTTTAGTTGCTCTAAAATACATATTTGGGACAATTTACTATTGCATAGTTGAACTCCAAGTTCAGCTGTGATAGATCTAATTGTCCAAAGGAAGTCTGATCATGTCGAGGAATATCTAATATACGACATGATTagttggggtgcagggatggcgcagtggtgagagcactcgtctcccaccaatgtggcccgggttcgattttctccgggtactccggtttcccctctcctcaaaaaccaacatttgacttgatttgtgtcaGTGCTTCAGCGCTGgaacgacttgacacttaaataaagttcctttccatCAGTTTTTGCGAATTACTAGTTTTTTTAGCGTCCATTTTTACCGATCACTTGGTTCTTGACTTTTCCTATGCATTTATACTCGCGTTTGGAATGTATGCTTTACTTAGCAGTCGGTATGTGGTTGTTACATAGCAAGCATTTGAATTCTGCTATTTCACTCGACGGCATCTCTTGCTCGCTACACTTCTGTAAGTTTTGTAGCTTTACCATCAAATTGACTGTACCTTTATTTGACTAAAACCTTTCTGTTATTCAAATTAATTGTAAGGATTTGACATGGGTTTTGGGAGTCTTCCGCCCGGGATGGGGGGGAAGCGGGAAGCTCCCAtgtgaaacagacggggatgctcgtcgtctcgcttaggggtgtaaattttggattttggtctcgcttagggtgtccCGGGCAAAGCGCTAATagtttaagccgccaaggtctcgtttagggttccgcgaagaaacacagaattacgcgaagagaaacagaagtcaaattttctttttaacttgtttttaggggtcaaaatttccttaagccacgccAAGATTAGTCttctttaggggtcacaaaaagcttgagccacgcccagatggtctcctttaggggttaaattcaaaatttccgacgagcacctccgtctgttccatatggaaGTTCCACCCCCCCcaggaaggggaggggggggggggggtcttccGCCACCGCCCGTATCATTGTGGTTCATGGTGATAGCCTACCCATCGGTAAGCGAAATGCCTATTCCTCAATGACCCCTTGCTTTTAGGCGTTGATGTCTGTTTAATTAACTCGTCATGACACAGTGATTAGAGAACAAAAATGATAGTTGTTAAAACCataaattatattatatatttcagttattgtttctttttttagacaTACATGGAGTTTCTTAAATAACTGTGTACTATTCAACTCTTTGGAATACAATTATCCTATTGCATGGGCTTTGGGGCATAAGGCAGTTTCGTTCCGTGGACGCTTCTTGACTGGCAAATTTGTCAAAAGATTTTTTTGTGGCAAAGTATTGAACCTTTTAGGCAAATTATGGCTCAATTACAAGATATCTCTTTCCTATCAGGTCCTGTACgcacataaaaaaattattgctgTTCAGTACCTCATAAGAGTTTTTTTGCTGAAATGTATTTGCTTTTATCGTTGAGCGAAAGATGTCTCTTTTAACCTTTAGCTTCTCAAGACTGATGGGAgaaattgttaattattgtttcGACTGGAATTTCGTGTAGAATGGTTTAGTGTGCATTGTTGATGTTAAACCTCCTTATCATGCAATGATATCCTGAGTCGAAAACATTTATATTTCCCTTCAAGTTCCCATttactttaaaacaaaattattaaaaagcTCGCTTTACATTTCTCCTGCAGTTCAAGTGGAACAATACCACCCAAATTAAAAATGCAATTGATCGGATATAAAtcataaattataaaaattacatGGGTGACTTCTTGATCTTGGTAATTCTTGTATCTTGGTGTAAATTAATTTTTGGGTAATCTTTTTCGGTGAAATATAAGTTCTGCTGGAGGCATTTCTTTTCTTGCGAGGAGGGGAAACTTTTTTTGCGAATGCGGAGGAAAACAAGTATTCCCAGTTGATAAGAGGTGACAGGAAGTCGCATAGACGTAATATAATACACGCCATTCATACATAGGCAAAAGTGGccaggtattctgcagtttGAATGCGTTTAAATGCTATCTTTAAGCTTAGGTTAGGCTTAGTTAATGATTTAATAAACTAGAGATTCTTCGAGGTTGTTATTCAGGAATCAATTTGCCGCGTCGGCATGATAACAACCGGAAACCTCCTTTCACAGAACTTGCGTCAGTCTCCTTGGGATCACGACTATTcgaagagagcaaaattattttACCCAACTTTGAAATGCTTTAACTCATTTCTTGGGTCCCTTTGCAATACTTCACTTGCTGCCAGTAGATCCTAGAATATTAGTGGGCTGTAGGGCTTTTTCGTCGAGCTAGAATTTCTTGACACTTGAGTGTATGCACGAAGGAGGGATGAATTTGTTTCATTATCTATTTATATACTCTTGCAGCATATGCGCTGAAAGAAGATATGACTTACTGTGACGTCCCTTTATCTTCAACAGAAAACAGCTGAGTATATAAGAGCAGATACGCTGATCTTGTGCCAAAACAAACTACCGTCTTTGGGGAGATCGTTGCAATAAAGGAAAGTATGTCGGCAACTCAAATTGCAAAGTTGACACTCTTTGCATTGTTGCCTTTGGTCCGTTCCGTTACGGTGTCAACAAAGTATGGAGAGATAGAGGGCTTCATAGCTTCGTATCCAAACGCCTCTGGTCCGTTAAAATCTGTTAGCAAGTTTCTTGGCATTCCTTTCGCTGCTCCACCGATTGGAGAGCTGAGGTTTAAGGCACCACAACCGTTAAAAGCGTGGAAACCGAACGTCCTTACGGCtaaaaaacatggaaatattTGTATTCAAAATAAGAACATTGACTTTTATTTCAAACAGTTCACATCAAATTTCTCTTACAGTGAAGATTGCCTATTTCTAGACGTGTACTCCCCGAACGTCAGCTTGAGTTTACCTGTGATGGTTTATATTCATGGGGGCGGTTATCAGAGCGGTGCCGCGATTACTCATACCAGCGACATTTTGGCCCTTCAGGGTGTAGTTGCAGTGGTAATCCAGTATCGTCTCGGCCCGTTTGGCTTCTTAACTACTGGTGACTCCGTATCACCGGGGAATTTTGGAATGTTAGATCAAGTGGAGGCGCTGAAATGGGTAAATGAGAACATAGAGCATTTTGGAGGCAATCCAAATCAGGTGACAATATTTGGAGAAAGTGCTGGCGGAACAAGCGTAAGCCTCCATTTATTGTCCCCTCTATCCAGAAACCTCTTTCATCGGATCATTGCGGAGAGCGGAGTGGACTTGAGCCCCTTTGCGTTTCAGTCAAGTTCGTTTGGTCTCCGTTTCACTAAAGAACTTGCCGAAAAGCTGAGCTGTCCAACCAAGGAACATGGTACTATGGTTGATTGTATTCAAGCAAAAGACGCCATAGACGTTCAAGCAGCCAATGAATTAATAAGATATAAGTATACAAAGGAGGCAAACTGGGCACCAATCGTTGACATGAACTTTCTTCATGATACCCCTCAGCATCTGCGACAAAAAggagattttaaaaaagccccTCTTATGATTTGCTTCACCAGTAACGAGGCGTCTTTGTTTCTTAGCTTGTTCTTGAATTCCCTAGAGCTGATGAAGAACCCGAGTGATGGTGTAAGCCCAGCTACGTTCAAATCATTCATGAAAAAGTTTCCACTCGCTCAAAAACGGGGGTGAGTAAAGGTTGTAGCTATAGACAGGCAGGCAAAATAAAGCTTGTTGAATATGAATTAGatattaacaaaaaacaaataagaAATCTATGAAAATATATATCTTCATAAAATTTGACTTAGTAAATAACTTGTTCAAAAGGAAGTCTGATGTGAGTTTGAGGTCTTGAATTATTTTTGCTTATTCCCTGGAAAACTCCTGGAAAACGTCTGGAAGTTTATAATCTCCTGGTAGTACCGAACAGTTAGTCGCCATTCCATACACTGGACTGACTAGTAGGCTGCGGGGTTGTGCTTTGAAACTGTTACTTTATTACTTTGCAGAGTTTTTTTCCTCCCACTTGATAACCATCTTTTTAAAGTGTTTCTGCAACGTTGCATCCGACTAGAGAAACAAAATGTTTCAGGGAAGTGTGGTTAAACACGTTGAAGGGCATTTTTAGAAATGTTCCCGGCGCTCTGCTTGAGCTAAAAGTCCTAAAAGCAttcctgtgttttttttttaggaacaAAACTGCTGAGCTGATTGCGGGCGCATTAGAGTTCGTGTACACCCCATGGCCTGACAACAGTGATAAATACGCACTAAGAAGCAAACTTGTGGATCTCATCGGTGATTACACGTTCTACGCACCCAGCCACGAGGTTGCTGATTTTCACAGTCAGTTCGCACCTGTGTACATGTACGAGTTCACCCATAAAACGAGCTTTAATCCTTGGGGCCCTAACGAACCTTGGATGGGTGTAACCCATGGTGACAACATACCTTTTGATTTTGGGATACCGTTTCTGCCCAATTTTTTTTCGATGGCAAACGAAGCTGACAGGAACGTCAGTTCACTGATCATGGCTATGTACGTTAACTTCGCCAGGTCCAGCGATCCAAAAGTTAGCGGTGTTCCTTGGGAAGAGTACAACGCCACTCACAGAGCTTACCTGCGAGTTAATGCAAATCCCAAGATGGCGGCCTCGTTTTATCCTTACCGAATGGCTTTTTGGAATGATTACCATCCCAAATTGTTGCAAGTCAAGTTTGATGTCGGCAAACAAGTGGTCAGCGGTGCCAACACATTTGATGCCATTCCAATGTTTATTCAGATTATCCTTACCGTTATTTTGGTGATCGTTTCTGTCGTTTGACCACGGAGATGTACAATCTCGGACGCTACtagtgtttcgtttctttttATGCGCTTTCACTCAGCACCAGGATAGTAAAATAATTCgtgatatttacccaggaacTAAACACTAAAgcgaaagtggttttcaggtCCTGCATCCGATGAAATTGGAATTTAggaatgttggtttttgaggagaaggggaataacggagaacccggagaagaGTAAAGagccaacaacaaacttaacccacgtATGGCCACGAATCCGCGGACTGATCGAGCTTATGCCACGCTATGATTGGTAGGAGATGACGAGTGCCATCACCACTCTTCTCCATTCCTGCTCCCCTACCGCGTATATCGATGCACACGCTTACATATGACAACTAGACACGGGTAACCCAAGCTCTACTTACAATTAAGAGAATGAATGTGAGATCTTAAAGTTTCTTTCGATTCTATCAGTAAACCGGGTATTTAACTTTATACAATATAATTTGTATTATGTTTGGTCGCATTTTAAGGCGATTTTACGTGGCCTCTACTACTTCCCCTAAAGACGAAGTCAAAGAAGGAGACTCTATGGCGGCCGCTATGGTTCAACAGGCTGTAAAATCTCAGGAATTTGTTCCACTGTtctctccccccccctccccccccttaACGATTTTCCAATAAGTATCCAATAATACATCCATTTCCAGTCTAACAGCAACCCTTCGGACTTTCCCGTAGAAATTCGCTATTTATTGGGGGATGAATATCAATTGGGAAATCATCCTTTTTTCTGCTCTAGTTACTGACgcttattttattattttagtttCTTATGTATGAGGTGCTACGCATCAAATAGAGTTAAAGTTAAGTACATTTGAGTTTCGTTCCGTTTCCAAACCGACCCGTTTGGGAACTCATACTCGACCGTATGCGTTTACATGTGTTTTGAGCCGCCACGCAAACATCTTCAGCAATCCTAGCAACGCAGCCCACCACAAAGCATAAAGGCTGGACAGAAAGAGGTTTATGAGTCACATACGTGAATGCTCTTAATGTTTTTAA encodes:
- the LOC137994841 gene encoding cocaine esterase-like; this translates as MSATQIAKLTLFALLPLVRSVTVSTKYGEIEGFIASYPNASGPLKSVSKFLGIPFAAPPIGELRFKAPQPLKAWKPNVLTAKKHGNICIQNKNIDFYFKQFTSNFSYSEDCLFLDVYSPNVSLSLPVMVYIHGGGYQSGAAITHTSDILALQGVVAVVIQYRLGPFGFLTTGDSVSPGNFGMLDQVEALKWVNENIEHFGGNPNQVTIFGESAGGTSVSLHLLSPLSRNLFHRIIAESGVDLSPFAFQSSSFGLRFTKELAEKLSCPTKEHGTMVDCIQAKDAIDVQAANELIRYKYTKEANWAPIVDMNFLHDTPQHLRQKGDFKKAPLMICFTSNEASLFLSLFLNSLELMKNPSDGVSPATFKSFMKKFPLAQKRGNKTAELIAGALEFVYTPWPDNSDKYALRSKLVDLIGDYTFYAPSHEVADFHSQFAPVYMYEFTHKTSFNPWGPNEPWMGVTHGDNIPFDFGIPFLPNFFSMANEADRNVSSLIMAMYVNFARSSDPKVSGVPWEEYNATHRAYLRVNANPKMAASFYPYRMAFWNDYHPKLLQVKFDVGKQVVSGANTFDAIPMFIQIILTVILVIVSVV